In Paenibacillus hexagrammi, the following are encoded in one genomic region:
- a CDS encoding choice-of-anchor I family protein, protein MSITKIASYSVGQTNADGGVAEIVKFNKDNGKFYLVNGSAEPPTLDIVSLPASGGTLTKDKSIDISALVDSNEFAYGDLTSVDINTATHRIAIVVQEQDANKNGKILLLDYDGKPVTSFEAGVQPDMVKFTSDGRYILTADEGEPRTAGMDPQGSVTIVDTSDQTVTHVKFDKPELIDDLVHIRGASDSSGNITGSGSKEEAVTDLEPEYIALSGDESIAYISLQENNAIAAIQIPTKTLLSVKGLGYKDFNKPGNSLDLVKDSTIKLENVPFFGMYMPDGIASYSVDGKNYVFTANEGDATDWPGRMNGTSIGDIKAGLNPASAAAAFLNGKTAYDKTEIAGDMGTDNVYLYGGRSFSIWNADTMGQVYDSGNDFETITAERLPDNFNASNSKTAMDDRSAKKGPEPEYVCIGKVGNRVFAFVGLERIGGVMTYDVTDVQHPIFVSYINTREFTPKNNLATDTGPEGLEFIPASDSPNGFPLLLVANEVGALFRYYSFIWTHLRLKGRLPCT, encoded by the coding sequence TTGAGTATCACGAAAATAGCTTCATACTCCGTTGGGCAAACCAATGCCGATGGAGGCGTAGCGGAGATTGTAAAATTTAATAAGGATAACGGTAAATTTTATTTGGTTAACGGCTCCGCTGAGCCGCCGACTTTGGACATCGTCTCCTTGCCCGCTAGCGGAGGGACCCTGACGAAAGACAAATCGATTGATATCTCTGCTCTTGTAGATTCAAACGAATTTGCATACGGAGATTTAACAAGTGTTGACATTAACACGGCTACGCATAGAATCGCCATCGTGGTTCAGGAACAAGATGCAAACAAGAACGGGAAGATTCTGCTGCTTGATTACGACGGCAAACCAGTAACATCCTTTGAGGCTGGGGTTCAACCGGATATGGTGAAGTTTACATCGGATGGACGCTACATTCTGACTGCCGACGAAGGAGAGCCTCGCACAGCTGGCATGGATCCGCAAGGCAGCGTGACGATCGTAGATACGTCAGATCAAACCGTCACTCACGTGAAATTCGATAAGCCCGAGCTGATTGATGATCTTGTTCATATTCGGGGAGCATCCGATTCGTCCGGTAACATTACGGGCAGCGGCTCAAAAGAGGAAGCAGTTACAGATCTGGAGCCTGAATATATCGCGTTGTCTGGCGATGAGTCCATCGCATACATCAGCTTGCAGGAGAATAATGCGATCGCCGCTATCCAGATTCCAACCAAAACATTGCTTTCTGTCAAAGGCCTTGGTTACAAGGATTTTAACAAACCAGGAAACTCTTTGGACTTGGTGAAGGATAGCACGATAAAGCTAGAAAATGTGCCGTTTTTCGGCATGTATATGCCCGATGGTATTGCTTCTTATTCGGTAGACGGTAAGAATTATGTATTTACGGCGAATGAAGGCGATGCAACGGATTGGCCTGGAAGAATGAACGGCACATCCATTGGAGATATAAAAGCTGGCTTAAATCCGGCTTCGGCTGCAGCCGCCTTCTTAAATGGCAAAACTGCGTATGACAAAACTGAAATCGCTGGAGACATGGGCACGGATAACGTCTATTTATACGGTGGAAGATCCTTCTCCATTTGGAACGCGGATACGATGGGGCAGGTTTACGACAGCGGCAACGATTTTGAAACAATAACCGCCGAGCGGCTTCCTGACAATTTCAACGCCAGTAACAGTAAGACCGCGATGGACGACCGCAGCGCCAAAAAGGGACCAGAACCGGAATACGTGTGCATTGGTAAAGTTGGAAACCGTGTATTTGCTTTTGTCGGTCTGGAGAGAATCGGCGGAGTTATGACCTATGATGTCACGGACGTCCAGCATCCGATTTTTGTCAGTTACATCAACACGCGTGAGTTTACACCTAAGAATAATTTGGCAACCGATACAGGACCTGAAGGTCTGGAATTTATTCCTGCTTCGGATAGTCCGAATGGATTTCCTCTGCTACTTGTTGCGAACGAGGTAGGGGCACTGTTTCGGTACTACAGCTTCATATGGACACACTTGCGCTTAAAGGGCCGTCTACCATGCACATAG
- a CDS encoding AAA family ATPase has translation MKKLGLTLGKFAPLHKGHQFMIETALQEVDELIVVIYETTVTRVPLSIRANWIRKLYPAVRVIEAWDGPDGYSNDREHEIREEQYILGLLKGEQVTHFYSSEFYGEHMSIALGALDRRVDEARERVPVSATMVRSDPYKYREFVSEVVYRDLITKVVFVGAMSTGKSTITEALAQRYHTTFASEYGRDYWTEHQVDRRISFEAFDEIAVGHIEREERALLEANRYLFVDTNAITTYMFALDYHGRAPERLTRIALENAQRYDLFFLCDDDIPYEDTWDRSGDQKRHIFHKQIIADLKDRRIPFITLRGNLEERIHKVEEVLAKFEPYGNFFGELKD, from the coding sequence ATGAAAAAGCTAGGCTTAACGCTGGGCAAGTTTGCCCCGCTGCATAAAGGGCATCAATTCATGATCGAGACGGCGCTGCAAGAGGTTGATGAATTGATTGTAGTGATCTACGAGACGACGGTCACCCGGGTTCCGCTTTCTATCCGGGCCAACTGGATTCGCAAGCTCTATCCGGCGGTCCGGGTGATCGAAGCCTGGGATGGACCGGATGGGTACTCGAACGACAGGGAGCATGAAATCCGGGAAGAGCAGTATATTCTAGGGCTGCTGAAGGGCGAGCAGGTGACGCATTTTTACTCCAGCGAGTTTTATGGAGAGCATATGAGCATCGCTTTAGGCGCTCTGGACCGGCGTGTGGATGAAGCACGTGAGCGGGTGCCGGTATCGGCTACCATGGTTCGTTCCGACCCCTACAAGTACCGCGAATTTGTAAGTGAAGTCGTCTATAGGGACTTAATAACGAAAGTGGTTTTCGTAGGGGCGATGTCGACGGGCAAATCGACGATCACTGAAGCGCTGGCGCAGCGGTACCACACTACCTTCGCTAGTGAGTATGGGCGCGATTATTGGACGGAGCATCAGGTTGATCGCAGGATCAGCTTTGAAGCGTTCGATGAAATCGCTGTGGGCCATATCGAGAGGGAAGAGAGGGCTTTGCTGGAAGCGAACCGGTATCTGTTTGTCGATACCAATGCGATTACGACCTATATGTTTGCTCTGGATTACCACGGCCGGGCACCGGAACGATTAACCCGAATCGCCCTGGAAAATGCGCAGCGTTACGATTTATTTTTTCTGTGCGACGATGATATTCCTTACGAAGATACGTGGGACCGCAGTGGGGACCAGAAGCGCCATATTTTTCACAAACAGATTATTGCTGATTTGAAAGATCGGCGGATTCCCTTTATTACGCTGCGGGGAAACTTGGAAGAAAGAATTCACAAAGTGGAAGAGGTATTGGCGAAGTTTGAACCTTACGGGAACTTTTTCGGGGAGTTAAAGGACTAG
- a CDS encoding NUDIX hydrolase, whose translation MEMLDRDGLTEREFLGDYRAEDYERPSVAADMVIFTVTNTEADSYRKLPDKELRILLIRRGGHPFLGKWALPGGFVRPGETTEQAAARELREETGVAEVYLEQLYTFSDIGRDPRTWVMSCSYMALINSDQVQLKAGDDASDAAWFNVTYRLLREQKEHIQEGYVKTLEYELTLSSEAEKLTAVVRRTVMVTQTSTKTDTSIISNDGFAFDHAKIISCAIARLRGKVNDSDIALHLMPRLFTLTELQQVYEVILDKELLKAAFRRKVTDLVVETDHYTENAGHRPSRLYRRNLQYL comes from the coding sequence GTGGAGATGCTGGATCGTGATGGACTCACGGAAAGGGAATTTTTGGGGGATTATCGGGCTGAGGATTACGAGCGTCCTTCGGTAGCGGCGGACATGGTCATTTTTACAGTGACGAACACAGAGGCGGACAGCTACCGCAAGCTTCCGGACAAAGAACTGCGAATTCTGCTCATTCGCCGGGGAGGTCACCCATTCTTGGGCAAGTGGGCGCTTCCAGGCGGTTTCGTGAGACCGGGGGAAACGACGGAGCAGGCTGCGGCAAGGGAACTCCGCGAAGAGACCGGTGTGGCCGAGGTTTATTTGGAGCAGCTGTACACCTTCAGCGATATAGGCCGCGACCCTCGTACCTGGGTGATGAGCTGCAGCTACATGGCCTTGATCAACAGCGACCAAGTACAGCTCAAAGCAGGGGATGACGCATCTGATGCAGCCTGGTTCAACGTAACCTATCGGCTGTTACGCGAACAGAAAGAGCATATCCAGGAGGGATATGTAAAAACACTGGAATATGAGCTAACGCTTAGCAGTGAAGCAGAAAAGCTTACTGCCGTTGTGAGGCGTACGGTGATGGTCACGCAGACCTCAACTAAAACAGATACCTCTATCATATCCAATGACGGATTCGCTTTTGATCATGCGAAGATCATCAGCTGCGCTATTGCACGTCTGCGTGGAAAGGTGAATGATAGTGATATTGCGCTGCATTTAATGCCGCGCCTGTTTACCTTAACGGAGCTGCAGCAGGTTTACGAGGTGATATTGGACAAAGAGCTGCTGAAAGCCGCCTTCCGTCGTAAAGTAACCGATCTTGTAGTGGAGACCGATCATTATACCGAAAATGCGGGACACCGGCCATCGCGGTTGTATCGGAGAAATTTACAATATCTTTAG
- the pnuC gene encoding nicotinamide riboside transporter PnuC has translation MNKTWGGWTFFEMAWLVLFTLVAVGFTVSSHDTFLGFTVFITGVLCVVLAAKGNLMSYVFGMYNTVGYAYLAYVNGLFGEVMLNLLFFVPMNVVGYYMWKNNRHDGKLSMRRMELKGVLLVAGICAIGSLLLGIGLSFVPGQNSPYIDATTTVLSIVATWLMVKRFKEQWLVYIVLNLFTVLLWVIRTLEGSAEGLLMIVMWSAYLVNAVYGYYNWSKGAREVAL, from the coding sequence ATGAACAAAACATGGGGTGGCTGGACTTTTTTTGAAATGGCTTGGCTTGTTTTATTTACCTTGGTGGCTGTGGGATTTACAGTTAGTTCTCACGACACTTTTCTTGGTTTTACGGTCTTTATTACCGGGGTGCTGTGTGTGGTGCTTGCGGCGAAAGGGAACCTGATGAGCTATGTGTTCGGGATGTACAATACGGTCGGCTATGCGTATTTAGCCTATGTCAATGGCCTATTTGGAGAGGTTATGCTGAATCTGCTTTTCTTCGTTCCTATGAACGTCGTTGGCTACTACATGTGGAAAAATAACCGTCATGATGGCAAGCTTTCCATGCGCCGGATGGAGCTTAAGGGAGTGCTCCTAGTGGCAGGGATCTGCGCAATAGGCAGCCTTCTGCTGGGAATCGGTTTATCTTTCGTGCCGGGGCAGAACTCGCCCTATATCGACGCAACAACTACGGTGTTATCGATCGTAGCCACATGGTTAATGGTCAAAAGGTTTAAGGAGCAGTGGCTGGTTTATATAGTCCTGAACCTGTTTACCGTGCTGCTGTGGGTAATTCGAACGCTGGAGGGCAGTGCTGAGGGACTGTTGATGATCGTCATGTGGAGCGCGTATCTGGTGAATGCGGTATACGGCTACTACAATTGGAGCAAAGGGGCAAGGGAGGTAGCGCTATGA